In the Deinococcus aerius genome, GAGTTGGAGGCTGACGGTAGTGAGCAGGCTGCCGAGGGGCAGCGCCTGCGGCAGCTCACGCTCCACCGCACGCTGGGGCCGCTCGTCTCGCTGTGGCTGGACCATGCGGACCTGCTCGGGGCCGTCCTGGGCGCCCTCGCGCGGCAACACGCGGACGAGCTGGACACGACCCTCGCCCTGGACGCGCTGGAGACGGCCCTCAGCCTCCTTCCCGCCGATGTGGGGATGATCCACGACTCGCGCTATTCGTGGCGCAAGACCGATCCCCGCGACCTGCTGGACTTCCTGCATCCCCTCTCCCCCCTGGCCGGGTGGACGACCGCTCAGCAGCGCCGGTACTGGGACCTGGGTGTGTATCTGGACCGCGCCTTCCCCAGCTTGCCCCGCCGCCGACCGGGCACGGGGCTGCTCCTCACCGCGCAGGAACACGGCTGGGCCACGCGGCACGATCTGCTGGATACCCTGATCGGTCCCCGCGACGATTCCTCGTCCTACGGGCCGCGTTTCCACGAGTTGGGCGAGTACACCCGCCGCAAGCTCCGGGAGGGCCTGCCCACCTCGCCCGCCTGGACACGGGCCGTGGACGAGGTGCGGGAGCGTGTGCTGGAGGTCGAACTCGCGCGGGGCGACCTGGAGACGCCCGCCACCCCCGCCGCCCTCAGCCTCCAGAGCGTGAACGGCGCGGGCCTCGCGCTGCGGCTGCTGTCCGGGATGGGGAAGAACCCCCTCAAGCGCGGGTACACCGGCTCGAATGAGAGCAAGGACGCCACCTTCAGCCACCTGCTGCGCGTGTCGTTCCCGCTGCCGGAGGACACGCCCACGCACTTCGCCGAACAGGCCCGGAGCCTGAAGATCAGCGAGGGGCGTCTCCTCGACCTCGCCATGTTCGCGCCGCAGTGGGCGGGGCCGGTGTCGGGGGCGCTGGGGTGGCCGGGCCTCCAGGACGGCGTGTACTGGCTGCACGCGCACACCAAGGACAGCAACTGGAGCGTGCCGCAGGAGGTCCGGGACGCCTGGGAGGCCGAGATCAGCGAGCGTACCCCCCTGGGCGCCCGCGACCTCACCGAGGGGGCCGTGGATGTCGCCTGGTTCCGCCGGATGTACGGCGTGTTGGGACCGGGGCGCTTCGCCACCCTGCTCGACGCCGCCAAGTACGCCTCCTCCAGCGGGGGGCACAAGCGGGCCGAACTCTTCGCCCGGGCCATCCTGGGCGAGGTGGCGGAGGACGACCTGCGGACCCGGATCACCGGGAAACGCAATCAGGATGCGGTGAGGGCTTTGGGGCTGCTCCCTCTGGCCCAAGCCAGTCAGGAGGTTCAGAGCCGTTACCGCCTGCTTTCCGACTTCCGGCGGGGGGCGCGGCAGTTCGGGGCCCAGCGGCAGGCGAGCGAGCGGCTGGCCGCCGACATCGGGATGCAGAACCTGGCCCGCACGTCGGGGTACAGCGACCCCCAGCGCCTGATGTGGGCGATGGAGGCGCAGATGGCGCCCGAGTGGGAGCAGACCGTCCGGGACGGTGACGTGACCATCCGCATCGAGTTGACCCCGGAGGGCGAGGCCAGCCTGCGGGTGCAGCGCGGCGAGAAGGTCCTGAAGAGTCTCCCGCCCGCCCTGAAGAAGAACCCGGAAGTCGTCGCCCTGCGCGCCGCGTTGACGGAACTCGAAGCCACCCGCAAGCGGATGCGAACCGCGCTGGAAGACGCCATGACGCGCGGGGACCACTTCGCGCCGCAGGAGTTGCGCGACCTCGCCCGGCATCCCGTCATCGCCCCCATGCTGCGGTCCCTGCTCTGGGTGCTGAACGAGGAGCACCTGGGTTGGTGGAACGGGGACACGCTCCTCACCCGGGAGGGCGAGCGGCCTCTGGGAGAACAGGCCCTGCGCCTCGCCCACCCGCACGACCTGTACGTGGGCGGCCACTGGCCGGAGTACCAGCGCGAGATCATGGAGCGCGGGCTCACCCAGCCCTTCAAGCAGGCCTTCCGCGAGTATTACCCGCTGACCCCAGCCGAACGCGAGGCCAGACGGAGCACCCGCTACGCCGGGCACCACGTCCAGCCCACCCAGGCCGCCGCGCTCCTCAAGACCCGGGGCTGGGTCACCGTGCCCGAGGAGGGGATCCGCAAGACCTACCACGCGGAGGGTATCAACGTCTGGGTAGATTCCTCGCTGGGCTACTTCACCCCGAACGAGGTCGAGGGCACGCCCCTGCACGCCGTCTACTTTGTCCGCCGCGACGAACAGGAGGCCCTGCCCCTGAGCGAGGTCCCGCCCCGCCTCTTCAGCGAGACCATGCGCGACCTCGACCTCGTGGTGAGCGTGGCGCATGTGGGCGGCGTGGACCCCGAGGCCACCCAGAGCACCGTCGAGATGCGGGAGAGCCTGCTGCGTGAGACGCTGCATCTGTTAAGGCTGGGCAACGTCCGGCTGGAAAACGGGCACGCCCTGATCGCCGGGCACCACGCGAACTACACCGTTCACCTCGGCAGCGGCACCGTCCACCGGATGCCGGGCGGCTTCCTGTGCCTGATCCCCGTTCATAATCAGCACGCGGGCCGCCTCTTCCTGCCCTTCGCCGACCCCGACCCCAGGACGGCGGAAGTCGTCAGCAAGGTCCTGATGCTCGCGGAGGACCGCAGGATTCAGGACCCCACCATTCTGGAGCAGCTCCGGTAACGGGGGCGGGGGTCGGCGTTCAGAGCGCCGGGACTCCCGCCCCCAGAAACTCCAGGTAGGGCACGTCGCCCAGGATGTTGCGGCGGTAGGTCGCCAGCATCTCCTCCTGCGCCTCCGAGAGCCGCGTCAGGTCCCACTTGCGCTGGATGAGGAGGTAGAGATCCACCTCCCGCAGCTTGAGGAGGGTGGGAACGAGGGCGAGGTCGGCGTCGCCGAGTGGGCGCACCTCGCGGTAACCGGCGAGCAGGTGTTTCCACAGGTGCTTGCCCAGCGCTTCCCGGTCCCCCGCGTCCCACACGCCGTAGTACAGCGCCATCGCCAGGTCGTTCACGTAGAAGTTGTGGGCGCAGTCGTCGAAGTCGAAGAGGGTGAGCCGCTCGCCCTGGAGGAGGAAGTTCCCGGGGTGGGCGTCATTGTGGACCAGCCCGAAGCGGCCAGGTGACGTGGGCTGGGCGGCCAGTTCCTCGACCAGCGCGTCGAAGCGGGGCAGGATGCCGGGATCGAGGGGCACGGCCAGCCCCGCCGCCAGCGCGTGCCGGTCGCGGATGTACGGGTCGTCCTGCCAGCTCGGGCGGCCCCCCGGGTCTTCGGGCTGGTAGGTCTGGGTGCGCTCATGGAGTTCGGCAAGCAGGCGGCCCCAGGCCTGGATTTGCCCTGGGGTGAGTTCGGCGGGTCGGGCCCGCTCTCCCGCCGCCCGCACAAAGGCCGACGAGAAGTACAGCCCGCCCTCCCCGTCGGGCCAGGTGCCGAGCAGGTCGCCCTCCTCGTCCGGGACGGGGGCGGCCACGCTCACGCCGCCCTCGGCCAGAAAGTTCAGCCAGTGCAGCTCGGCCCGCACC is a window encoding:
- a CDS encoding DUF4132 domain-containing protein → MDVQELLRTYQQPWKKAFFERAQALPAELWEAVEKAEKQEQHVTPAQVLAELLQKNDEGILQAIAATFFPQFPELARHTIGALLTRHPYPQGYARRAFRAPGHPLHAQSAAGWIWGVWHVTRDYPQDLEWFAVHAGLLPSWQSYRLGLLFAQALDDGDEAIFQILRDTAATQHPVARMGRHVPAALLASARPDAWALAEGLLLAAQRQEGLRQVILESVDEAHPDAFARFLRLVLQEDLLRFAACLRAADVWFGLGYDVTEVKTVRRLLEEALGYLESPEQAREAVRSGGGVSAYLALFTLAMRDAREAAGWARTLLGDADPERRMAGAQFLLSAELLDPDSLNALIADPDVRLGALAASRVNRWQAESGGLSFDALVEFAARLPEEAGHRPLLFPWLGHTPARSDVLDNLPALLGDRPFSTLLPYLGGMSSSGKTFTLQRLNQWMANRPDSEVLDAPTRELLVALLQDRNSGVSEEAVRVMAHLTPSPEEVGVIHTLLRRRSPGLRRGLIRLLARNRDQAQASARDLLATRSTEQRQAGLQLLLEISGEPPADFKPANATEETLYAGLTRPESTLTLENGLGLFDPAALAPVPTLSPSDRDFPQDVRRGAELLRSLDALIVSHRETPLSGPGWDGRETVLLGNARPWMLRGDDFPLADLWETWWQQRPAPQTRDLTRMHWALHHFAARRETSASEIIEELEADGSEQAAEGQRLRQLTLHRTLGPLVSLWLDHADLLGAVLGALARQHADELDTTLALDALETALSLLPADVGMIHDSRYSWRKTDPRDLLDFLHPLSPLAGWTTAQQRRYWDLGVYLDRAFPSLPRRRPGTGLLLTAQEHGWATRHDLLDTLIGPRDDSSSYGPRFHELGEYTRRKLREGLPTSPAWTRAVDEVRERVLEVELARGDLETPATPAALSLQSVNGAGLALRLLSGMGKNPLKRGYTGSNESKDATFSHLLRVSFPLPEDTPTHFAEQARSLKISEGRLLDLAMFAPQWAGPVSGALGWPGLQDGVYWLHAHTKDSNWSVPQEVRDAWEAEISERTPLGARDLTEGAVDVAWFRRMYGVLGPGRFATLLDAAKYASSSGGHKRAELFARAILGEVAEDDLRTRITGKRNQDAVRALGLLPLAQASQEVQSRYRLLSDFRRGARQFGAQRQASERLAADIGMQNLARTSGYSDPQRLMWAMEAQMAPEWEQTVRDGDVTIRIELTPEGEASLRVQRGEKVLKSLPPALKKNPEVVALRAALTELEATRKRMRTALEDAMTRGDHFAPQELRDLARHPVIAPMLRSLLWVLNEEHLGWWNGDTLLTREGERPLGEQALRLAHPHDLYVGGHWPEYQREIMERGLTQPFKQAFREYYPLTPAEREARRSTRYAGHHVQPTQAAALLKTRGWVTVPEEGIRKTYHAEGINVWVDSSLGYFTPNEVEGTPLHAVYFVRRDEQEALPLSEVPPRLFSETMRDLDLVVSVAHVGGVDPEATQSTVEMRESLLRETLHLLRLGNVRLENGHALIAGHHANYTVHLGSGTVHRMPGGFLCLIPVHNQHAGRLFLPFADPDPRTAEVVSKVLMLAEDRRIQDPTILEQLR
- a CDS encoding phosphotransferase enzyme family protein, translating into MLGNPPPSPEVLARVAARYGQTPEGLTDLGSFENHVYAFSSPQGERVLRLVHSSHRTGRQVRAELHWLNFLAEGGVSVAAPVPDEEGDLLGTWPDGEGGLYFSSAFVRAAGERARPAELTPGQIQAWGRLLAELHERTQTYQPEDPGGRPSWQDDPYIRDRHALAAGLAVPLDPGILPRFDALVEELAAQPTSPGRFGLVHNDAHPGNFLLQGERLTLFDFDDCAHNFYVNDLAMALYYGVWDAGDREALGKHLWKHLLAGYREVRPLGDADLALVPTLLKLREVDLYLLIQRKWDLTRLSEAQEEMLATYRRNILGDVPYLEFLGAGVPAL